In the Staphylococcus condimenti genome, one interval contains:
- a CDS encoding putative metal homeostasis protein — MKLDLSTARRNLNSPNIKTRKRALKVIKSHKRNKNN; from the coding sequence ATGAAATTAGATTTATCAACTGCACGTCGTAATTTGAATAGTCCTAATATCAAAACACGTAAACGTGCTTTAAAAGTTATTAAAAGTCACAAACGCAATAAGAATAATTAA
- a CDS encoding DsbA family protein, with product MKKLVLLICIGIIAAVLQGCSQKDSDLESKSDKIKVVEFADYKCPYCKKVEDNIMPKLKKDYIDKGKVDYQMVNVAFLGKDSIIGSRAGHAVKNIAPKQYLEFQKKIFAAQPNTEDHKKPWINEKLLDKLIDDLNISNKQKSEIKKDYKTKDSKSWKDAEKDKAFAKKKNVDTVPVVFVDGTKLDDPYHFKEYKDLLEK from the coding sequence ATGAAAAAATTGGTGTTATTAATTTGCATTGGTATTATCGCAGCTGTATTACAAGGATGTTCACAAAAAGACTCTGACTTAGAAAGTAAGAGTGATAAAATCAAAGTTGTAGAATTTGCTGATTATAAATGTCCATATTGTAAAAAAGTAGAAGATAATATCATGCCGAAATTAAAAAAAGATTATATTGATAAAGGCAAAGTAGACTATCAAATGGTTAACGTAGCTTTTTTAGGTAAAGATTCTATTATTGGTTCGCGTGCAGGCCATGCAGTAAAAAATATTGCGCCTAAACAATACTTAGAATTCCAAAAGAAAATATTTGCAGCACAACCTAATACAGAAGATCACAAAAAACCTTGGATTAATGAAAAATTATTAGACAAGTTAATCGATGATTTAAATATCTCAAATAAACAAAAGTCGGAGATTAAAAAAGACTATAAAACAAAAGATAGCAAATCTTGGAAAGATGCTGAAAAAGACAAAGCATTTGCTAAAAAGAAAAATGTAGATACAGTACCAGTTGTTTTTGTGGATGGTACCAAATTGGATGATCCGTATCATTTTAAAGAGTATAAAGATTTACTTGAAAAATAA
- a CDS encoding cation diffusion facilitator family transporter has product MSASDNLQKAQRGAYLSLIVYIILSAAKFIVGYSYHSAAVRADALNNMTDILVSIAVIVGLKISIKPADKNHPYGHLKSENIATLLVSFIIMFVGVQVVMQNFPRIFSNDYHTPNPVTIVISFISGIIMLAVFYYNFRLAKRTNSRSLHSSSLDNLSDSIVSLGTGVGLIFTQFGFPIVDIILATILGLLIVYTGFSIFRESIFTLSDGFNERDLELYRQEVLEVPDVIDVKTIKGRYHGSSVFVDVTIVVKPDITLDEAHEICDRVETYMHEKGVSSVYVHPEPYHPERAEKDLP; this is encoded by the coding sequence ATGTCAGCGAGTGACAATTTACAAAAAGCGCAAAGAGGTGCTTATTTAAGTTTAATTGTTTACATCATCCTTTCAGCAGCTAAGTTTATTGTGGGTTATTCCTATCATTCAGCAGCTGTACGTGCGGATGCTTTAAATAATATGACAGATATTTTAGTTTCAATTGCAGTCATTGTAGGATTAAAAATTTCAATCAAACCTGCAGACAAAAATCATCCATACGGACATTTGAAATCTGAAAATATCGCTACATTACTTGTGTCTTTTATTATAATGTTTGTAGGGGTTCAAGTCGTCATGCAAAATTTCCCGAGAATTTTCAGCAATGATTATCACACCCCTAATCCAGTGACGATTGTAATCAGCTTTATCAGTGGCATCATCATGCTTGCTGTTTTTTATTACAATTTCAGATTAGCAAAGCGTACAAATAGCCGTTCATTACATTCTTCCTCATTAGATAATTTATCTGATAGTATTGTCAGTTTAGGAACAGGGGTCGGCCTGATATTTACTCAATTCGGCTTTCCAATCGTTGATATCATTTTAGCCACGATTTTAGGTTTGCTTATTGTATATACAGGTTTTTCAATTTTTAGAGAATCTATTTTTACATTAAGCGATGGTTTTAATGAGCGAGACTTAGAATTATATCGTCAAGAAGTATTAGAAGTACCTGATGTGATAGATGTAAAGACAATCAAAGGACGCTATCACGGCAGTAGTGTTTTCGTAGATGTAACAATTGTAGTGAAACCCGATATTACACTAGACGAAGCACATGAAATTTGCGATAGAGTCGAAACATATATGCATGAAAAAGGTGTTTCATCAGTTTATGTGCATCCTGAACCGTATCATCCAGAAAGAGCTGAAAAAGATTTACCGTAG
- a CDS encoding GtrA family protein, whose protein sequence is MKLTKTHFEIIKFIIVGGINTLDYYLVYLILLKGIGINYMISHITGFIVSFIISYYLNCYFVYKVKPTWRKFIQFPLTQVVNMGMQTLLLYIFVQWLHISSVIAPFAGLILTIPVTFIMSKYILRDR, encoded by the coding sequence ATGAAACTTACCAAAACCCATTTTGAAATCATCAAATTTATTATTGTCGGCGGGATTAATACATTAGACTACTATCTTGTGTATTTAATTCTTTTAAAAGGTATTGGAATTAATTATATGATAAGCCATATTACAGGGTTTATTGTCAGTTTTATAATTTCATACTATTTAAATTGTTACTTTGTTTATAAAGTTAAACCAACCTGGAGAAAATTTATTCAATTTCCATTAACACAAGTTGTAAATATGGGAATGCAGACATTATTGTTATATATTTTCGTACAATGGTTGCATATTTCTTCTGTGATTGCACCATTTGCGGGATTGATTTTAACGATTCCTGTAACCTTTATTATGTCCAAATATATATTACGTGATCGTTGA
- a CDS encoding 2,3-diphosphoglycerate-dependent phosphoglycerate mutase, with protein MPTLILCRHGQSVWNAENLFTGWTDVDLSDQGVEEATTSGDRLKQEGIEIDIAFTSVLQRAIKTTYHLLDRSNQLFVPLYKNWRLNERHYGGLQGLNKDAAREEFGEEQVHIWRRSYDIAPPDATAEQREADLADRKYQGLDERVIPTSESLKDTLERVIPYWNDAIAPELLTGKTVLVSAHGNSLRALIKHIEGVSDEDIVGYEIKTGAPLIYELDENLGFVSKHYL; from the coding sequence ATGCCAACATTAATATTATGCCGACACGGACAAAGTGTTTGGAATGCTGAAAATTTATTTACAGGCTGGACTGATGTTGATTTATCAGACCAAGGTGTAGAAGAAGCAACAACTTCAGGTGATCGTTTAAAACAAGAAGGAATTGAAATTGATATTGCATTTACATCTGTTTTACAACGTGCAATTAAAACCACTTATCATTTGCTTGACCGTTCAAACCAATTATTTGTACCTCTATATAAAAACTGGCGCTTAAACGAACGCCACTATGGCGGCTTGCAAGGGTTAAATAAAGATGCTGCACGTGAAGAGTTCGGCGAAGAACAAGTGCATATTTGGCGTCGATCTTATGATATTGCTCCTCCTGATGCCACAGCTGAACAACGAGAGGCTGATTTAGCTGATCGTAAATATCAAGGGTTGGATGAACGTGTTATTCCAACATCGGAAAGTTTAAAAGATACTTTAGAAAGAGTTATTCCATATTGGAATGATGCTATTGCTCCTGAATTACTAACAGGTAAAACAGTATTGGTTTCTGCACATGGCAACTCTCTGCGTGCATTAATCAAACATATTGAAGGTGTATCAGATGAAGATATCGTAGGTTATGAAATCAAAACAGGTGCTCCGCTTATTTACGAATTAGATGAAAATTTAGGATTTGTATCTAAACATTATTTATAA
- a CDS encoding C39 family peptidase, translating into MSKKILDVKPKSQLSPIPMVMGCEGTAASMLLNYNHIYVHPFSLMKRWPKHPSNPNKGYVGHFLMIKPGAHQTIFPAAFAPYLQLYDTKIIDGTGTTLEELETLIDNGQPALIYHTVLGQTPHKRTFKVDSGRKEWVSNIHITLLIGYDDEHYYYIDPLWSQFGKKLILPAIIPSKFQTIKIPKDKMKESYDSVGRLAIYHKIQN; encoded by the coding sequence ATGTCCAAAAAAATATTAGATGTTAAACCCAAAAGTCAATTATCGCCTATTCCTATGGTCATGGGTTGTGAAGGTACAGCCGCTTCCATGCTGTTAAATTATAACCACATTTATGTACATCCCTTTTCATTGATGAAACGATGGCCAAAACATCCAAGCAATCCAAACAAAGGATATGTCGGACACTTTCTAATGATTAAACCTGGTGCACATCAAACAATTTTCCCTGCTGCATTTGCACCCTATCTGCAGCTTTATGACACTAAAATTATAGATGGCACAGGAACAACCCTTGAAGAGTTAGAAACTTTAATTGATAACGGGCAGCCAGCATTGATTTACCATACAGTATTAGGTCAAACACCGCATAAACGAACTTTCAAAGTAGACTCAGGACGCAAAGAATGGGTTTCCAATATTCATATTACTTTATTAATAGGTTATGATGATGAACATTATTACTATATCGATCCATTGTGGTCTCAGTTTGGAAAAAAATTAATCCTACCTGCCATTATTCCTTCTAAGTTTCAAACCATTAAAATTCCTAAAGATAAAATGAAAGAAAGCTATGATTCGGTTGGCCGGTTAGCAATATACCATAAAATCCAAAATTGA
- a CDS encoding amino acid ABC transporter substrate-binding protein — MKRILLTVLTIVLTVALAACGNGSSDNKSSKSKDDNKTLVVGTEGTYAPFTYHDKKGNLTGYDIDVTKAVAKEMGYKVKFKETQWDSMFAGLDSGRFDMIANQVGINKDREAKYKFSKPYTYSSGVLVVNKDNKNIKSFDDVKGKKMAQTFTSNYGELAKSKGAELVKVDGFNQAMDLLQSHRVEGTFNDSLSYLDYKKQKPNAKIKEIKGNAEKSKTAFTFTKKEDDATIKKVNKALDKLEKNGELAKIDKKWFGQDVSKP, encoded by the coding sequence ATGAAGAGAATATTATTAACTGTTTTAACAATCGTATTAACAGTGGCTTTGGCTGCATGTGGCAACGGTTCAAGTGATAACAAATCATCAAAGTCTAAAGATGATAATAAAACACTCGTGGTAGGTACAGAGGGAACTTATGCACCGTTTACATACCATGATAAAAAAGGGAATTTAACAGGCTACGATATTGATGTAACAAAAGCAGTAGCAAAAGAAATGGGATACAAAGTTAAGTTTAAAGAAACACAATGGGACTCAATGTTTGCAGGTCTTGATTCAGGTCGTTTCGATATGATTGCCAACCAAGTTGGTATTAATAAGGATAGAGAAGCAAAATATAAATTCTCTAAACCATACACTTATTCATCTGGTGTATTAGTAGTTAATAAAGATAATAAAAACATTAAATCTTTTGACGATGTTAAAGGTAAAAAAATGGCGCAAACATTCACATCTAATTACGGTGAACTTGCAAAATCTAAAGGCGCTGAACTTGTTAAAGTAGATGGTTTTAACCAAGCAATGGATTTATTACAATCACACCGTGTTGAAGGTACTTTCAATGACAGCTTATCTTACTTAGATTATAAAAAACAAAAACCTAATGCAAAAATCAAAGAAATCAAAGGTAATGCAGAAAAAAGTAAAACTGCTTTCACTTTCACTAAAAAAGAAGACGATGCAACAATTAAAAAAGTAAACAAAGCATTAGATAAATTAGAAAAAAATGGCGAACTAGCTAAAATCGATAAGAAATGGTTTGGTCAAGATGTTTCTAAACCTTAA
- a CDS encoding amino acid ABC transporter permease: MFLNLNAIVLNEQQLHALDAARQAFLPMLGGLIKYSIPITLITFILGLIIALFTALMRISTSKVLRGIARVYVSIIRGTPMIVQLFIIFYGLPELGRLVTNNPDTQWTLPSVVAAIIGLSLNVGAYASEIIRGGILSIPKGQTEAAYSIGMNYRQTIQRIILPQAIRVSVPALGNTFLSLLKDTSLLGFILVAEMFRKAQEVASTTYEYLTIYILVAILYWVVCFIISVIQSFYESYLERGYRS, translated from the coding sequence ATGTTTCTAAACCTTAATGCAATCGTTTTGAATGAACAGCAGTTACATGCATTAGATGCAGCACGACAAGCTTTCCTTCCTATGTTAGGCGGATTGATCAAGTATTCAATACCTATTACCTTAATTACATTTATTTTAGGATTGATTATTGCATTATTTACAGCATTAATGCGAATCAGCACAAGTAAGGTTTTACGCGGCATTGCGAGAGTTTACGTGTCTATTATTCGTGGAACGCCAATGATTGTTCAATTATTCATCATATTCTATGGATTACCAGAACTCGGCAGATTGGTTACGAATAATCCTGATACACAGTGGACATTGCCTTCTGTAGTAGCGGCAATTATAGGTTTATCTTTAAATGTCGGTGCTTATGCTTCAGAGATTATCCGTGGTGGAATACTGTCAATACCTAAAGGACAGACTGAAGCGGCGTATTCAATCGGGATGAATTATCGTCAAACAATCCAACGTATTATCTTACCGCAAGCTATCCGAGTATCAGTACCAGCACTTGGTAATACGTTCCTCAGCTTATTGAAAGATACATCTTTATTAGGATTTATTCTAGTAGCAGAGATGTTCAGAAAAGCACAGGAAGTGGCTTCGACAACATATGAATATTTAACAATTTATATTCTTGTTGCGATATTATACTGGGTTGTTTGCTTTATCATTTCAGTGATTCAATCCTTCTATGAATCTTACTTAGAAAGAGGTTATCGTTCATGA
- a CDS encoding amino acid ABC transporter ATP-binding protein → MIELKNIKKSFGDKEVIKGVNLNVNEGEVVTLIGRSGSGKTTLLRMMNALELPTEGQVWVNGETYTNNDKKSQIRVRKQSGMVFQNYNLFPHKTAIENVMEGLIVVKKMNKQEARKRAESLLEKVGLTNVKDQHPSALSGGQQQRVAIARALAMNPKVMLFDEPTSALDPELVNEVLRVIKELAREGMTMVIVTHEMRFAKEVSDKTVFIHEGVIGEEGKPSEVFEHPKSKDLQRFLNVIQEQEI, encoded by the coding sequence ATGATTGAATTGAAGAATATTAAAAAATCTTTCGGTGATAAGGAAGTTATTAAGGGCGTTAATCTTAATGTAAATGAAGGTGAAGTTGTAACGTTGATTGGACGCTCTGGTTCTGGCAAAACAACTTTACTACGTATGATGAACGCATTGGAATTACCGACTGAAGGACAAGTTTGGGTGAATGGTGAAACTTATACGAACAATGATAAGAAATCACAAATCCGTGTTCGAAAACAATCAGGGATGGTATTCCAAAACTATAATCTTTTCCCACACAAGACAGCTATTGAAAATGTAATGGAAGGTCTTATCGTTGTGAAAAAGATGAATAAACAAGAAGCAAGAAAACGTGCTGAATCATTACTTGAAAAAGTAGGATTAACAAATGTTAAAGATCAGCATCCAAGTGCTTTATCTGGTGGTCAACAACAACGTGTTGCAATTGCAAGAGCATTAGCAATGAATCCTAAAGTGATGTTGTTTGATGAACCAACCTCTGCGCTTGATCCGGAACTTGTAAATGAAGTATTGCGAGTTATTAAAGAGCTTGCACGCGAAGGTATGACAATGGTCATTGTTACCCATGAAATGCGCTTTGCGAAAGAAGTTTCAGATAAAACGGTATTTATTCATGAGGGTGTAATTGGAGAAGAAGGGAAGCCTTCTGAAGTTTTTGAACATCCGAAATCTAAGGATTTGCAACGCTTCTTAAATGTGATTCAAGAACAAGAAATTTAA
- a CDS encoding amino acid permease: MGQKLQKELSNRHIQLIAIGGAIGTGLFLGSGQTIKLTGPSIFIAYIIIGMFLFAFMRGLGELLLSNTKFNSFVDIANEYLGPFGGFVIGWTYWFCWIVSSMSDLTAIGQYIAYWLPQVPNWISVLFVVLVLIAFNLLGAKLFGELEFWFALIKIITILALIVVGLILIFFSFKTDHGTASFSNLVSHGGMFPHGAFGFLMAFQMAIYSFIGIELIGVTAGETKDREKTIPKAINNVPVRILLFYVGSLIIITSVVPWNTLSENSSPFVKVFGLIGIPFAASLVNFVVITAAASATNSGIYSNSRILFGLAEQGLGPKVLGKVNNHGVPHISMLLSSLLLLFAALLNYVFPNAVQLFIYVTTLSTVLYLFVWTLIIISYIVYAFKNKKEHKANDFKLPGGPYTAFAVLAFFIFAYVLLLFTDETRKALFVSPIWFIFMIIMYQKYKNNARANVQKMREGNKPKAD, from the coding sequence TTGGGACAAAAATTGCAAAAGGAGCTTTCCAATAGGCATATTCAATTGATTGCCATTGGCGGAGCAATCGGCACAGGGCTTTTCTTAGGTTCTGGCCAAACTATTAAACTTACAGGTCCGAGTATTTTCATCGCATATATCATCATTGGTATGTTTTTATTTGCCTTTATGCGCGGACTTGGTGAATTGTTACTCAGCAACACGAAATTCAACTCATTTGTAGATATAGCAAATGAGTATTTAGGACCATTCGGCGGATTTGTTATAGGATGGACATACTGGTTCTGTTGGATTGTTTCAAGCATGTCCGACTTAACAGCGATTGGTCAATATATCGCCTATTGGCTGCCGCAAGTACCAAACTGGATTTCAGTTCTTTTTGTAGTACTTGTATTAATTGCATTTAATTTATTAGGTGCCAAACTTTTTGGGGAGTTAGAATTTTGGTTCGCTTTGATTAAAATTATTACGATTCTTGCTTTAATCGTTGTAGGTTTAATCTTAATCTTCTTTTCATTTAAAACTGATCACGGAACAGCAAGTTTCAGCAACTTAGTGTCGCATGGCGGGATGTTCCCGCATGGCGCATTCGGTTTCTTAATGGCATTCCAAATGGCAATCTATTCATTTATCGGTATTGAATTGATTGGTGTAACAGCTGGTGAAACGAAAGATCGCGAAAAAACGATTCCAAAAGCTATTAATAATGTTCCTGTACGTATCTTGCTTTTTTACGTAGGTTCATTGATTATCATTACATCTGTTGTTCCTTGGAATACATTAAGTGAAAACTCAAGTCCTTTCGTTAAGGTATTTGGTTTAATCGGTATCCCATTTGCAGCAAGCTTAGTTAACTTTGTTGTTATTACAGCCGCAGCATCAGCGACAAATAGCGGTATTTATTCAAACAGCCGTATCTTATTCGGCTTAGCTGAACAAGGCTTAGGTCCGAAAGTTTTAGGCAAAGTCAACAATCATGGTGTACCACATATTTCTATGTTGCTTTCATCATTATTATTGTTATTTGCAGCATTGCTGAACTATGTATTTCCAAATGCTGTTCAACTCTTTATTTACGTTACAACACTATCAACCGTATTATACTTATTCGTCTGGACATTAATCATCATTTCATATATCGTATATGCGTTTAAAAACAAAAAAGAACATAAAGCTAACGATTTTAAATTACCAGGTGGTCCATATACCGCTTTTGCTGTATTAGCATTCTTTATCTTTGCGTATGTATTATTATTATTTACAGATGAAACACGAAAAGCACTATTTGTTTCTCCAATTTGGTTCATCTTTATGATTATTATGTATCAGAAATATAAAAATAATGCCCGTGCCAATGTACAAAAAATGAGAGAAGGCAATAAGCCTAAAGCTGATTAA
- a CDS encoding NAD(P)/FAD-dependent oxidoreductase: MQHYRIAIIGAGAAGVGMSIALQQLGLDNEDMVVLDKGKIGQSFLNWPKSTRTITPSFTTNGFGMPDINAVSTETSPAFTFNEEHISGETYADYLKTVAEYYELPIQENTPVKNIEFVDGHYEIQTEQGLITSEYIFVATGDFSFARKPFKYGQHYSEVEDFTKMPGEEYVIIGGNESAFDAAICMAEQGKQVSIYTHTTGLEQDNADPSIRLSPYTQQRLQQVVKNGAAIELNVGYTASTIDFSDMDRKYVVKFNNGKQAATRNEPILATGFDATTNPIVRQLFSTADGEIELTELDESTRYPNVFLIGPTVRHADAILCYIYKFRSRFAVLAEQVMEREALEVDQTALETYKANNMYLDDYSCCEVDCSC, encoded by the coding sequence ATGCAACATTATCGCATAGCAATTATCGGAGCAGGAGCAGCTGGAGTCGGTATGTCTATCGCTTTGCAACAATTAGGATTAGACAATGAAGATATGGTTGTTTTAGATAAAGGGAAAATAGGGCAATCATTTTTAAATTGGCCGAAATCTACACGCACGATAACTCCTTCATTTACAACTAACGGATTTGGCATGCCAGATATTAATGCTGTTTCGACTGAAACTTCACCTGCATTTACATTTAATGAAGAACACATTTCAGGAGAAACTTATGCAGACTATTTGAAGACGGTCGCAGAATATTATGAATTGCCTATTCAAGAAAATACACCAGTTAAAAATATTGAATTTGTGGATGGTCACTATGAAATACAAACAGAGCAAGGATTAATTACAAGTGAATATATCTTTGTAGCAACAGGTGACTTTTCATTTGCGCGTAAACCATTTAAATATGGACAACATTATAGTGAAGTTGAAGATTTTACAAAAATGCCTGGAGAAGAGTATGTCATTATCGGAGGCAATGAAAGTGCTTTTGATGCTGCGATTTGTATGGCTGAACAAGGAAAACAAGTATCAATCTATACACATACTACTGGATTAGAACAAGATAATGCAGACCCTAGTATCAGATTGTCTCCTTATACACAGCAACGCTTGCAACAAGTAGTGAAAAACGGTGCAGCTATAGAATTGAATGTTGGATATACAGCTTCAACTATTGATTTTTCAGATATGGATCGTAAATATGTGGTGAAATTTAATAATGGTAAACAAGCGGCAACACGAAATGAACCTATTTTAGCAACAGGCTTTGATGCCACTACTAATCCGATTGTACGTCAATTGTTCAGTACAGCTGATGGTGAAATTGAATTAACTGAACTTGATGAGTCTACACGTTACCCAAATGTATTTCTTATAGGCCCTACAGTACGCCATGCGGATGCGATATTATGTTATATTTATAAATTCCGTTCTCGTTTTGCAGTACTTGCAGAACAAGTCATGGAACGAGAAGCATTAGAGGTGGACCAAACTGCTTTAGAAACATATAAAGCTAATAATATGTATTTAGATGATTATAGTTGCTGCGAAGTGGATTGCTCATGTTAG
- a CDS encoding multidrug effflux MFS transporter, whose protein sequence is MIKNEQARLPLIMIIVLGAMTAFGPMLVDMYNPALPQVQDDFGVSTSTSQLTLSFVMIGMALGQFIFGPLSDIYGRKRTVMTILILMALVSLSCVFISSIDVFLGLRFIQGLLGGGAIVIARATVGDQFDGTALTQALAALLVVNGIITIIAPLVGGYTLAFTSWKMIFAALTIISLVIFVAAMIMMKETRSDAVARLNFGEILKDFGHLLSNARFVVPMLMQGLTYVMLFSYAAASPFITQKIYHMTPQAFGWMYAVNGVGLILMSQITAFAVKYISREKLLHILTAIQLTGVFLVIITTWFHLPLWLLVISFFIMVCPVTGIGPVGFALAIEERSGGSGNASSLLGLFQFILGGIIAPLVGIKGGTNVGPFIIIIVITSILVIILNIWLSKLIKKA, encoded by the coding sequence ATGATTAAAAACGAACAGGCGCGGCTGCCATTAATTATGATTATCGTTTTAGGTGCGATGACAGCTTTCGGTCCGATGTTGGTAGATATGTACAACCCTGCATTGCCGCAAGTCCAAGATGACTTTGGTGTTTCAACTTCTACATCTCAGTTAACATTATCTTTTGTAATGATTGGGATGGCTCTTGGACAATTTATCTTCGGGCCGCTTTCAGATATTTATGGGCGTAAACGCACAGTGATGACAATATTGATTTTAATGGCACTTGTTTCATTAAGCTGTGTTTTTATTAGTTCTATCGATGTATTTTTAGGCTTACGCTTTATTCAAGGTTTACTTGGCGGAGGTGCAATTGTTATTGCACGTGCAACTGTCGGTGATCAATTTGATGGAACTGCTTTGACTCAAGCATTAGCTGCTTTATTAGTTGTAAATGGTATTATCACTATTATTGCCCCACTTGTAGGCGGCTATACGTTAGCATTTACCTCTTGGAAAATGATTTTTGCTGCTTTAACAATTATTTCCCTGGTAATATTTGTTGCCGCAATGATAATGATGAAAGAAACACGTTCTGATGCTGTAGCACGATTGAACTTTGGTGAAATTCTCAAAGATTTCGGTCATTTATTAAGCAACGCAAGATTTGTTGTACCGATGTTAATGCAAGGTTTAACTTATGTTATGTTATTTAGTTACGCTGCAGCTTCACCATTTATCACTCAAAAAATTTATCACATGACACCTCAAGCATTCGGTTGGATGTATGCTGTGAACGGCGTAGGTTTGATTCTCATGAGCCAAATTACAGCATTCGCTGTGAAATATATTTCACGTGAAAAATTATTGCATATCTTGACTGCTATTCAATTAACAGGTGTTTTCTTAGTGATTATTACAACTTGGTTCCATCTTCCACTCTGGTTACTTGTTATTTCTTTCTTTATCATGGTTTGTCCTGTCACAGGAATTGGCCCAGTTGGATTTGCCTTAGCCATTGAAGAAAGATCTGGAGGAAGTGGAAATGCTTCTAGTTTACTAGGATTATTCCAATTTATATTAGGCGGTATCATCGCACCGCTTGTTGGTATTAAAGGCGGTACAAATGTTGGTCCGTTTATCATCATTATCGTTATAACAAGTATCTTAGTCATTATTTTAAATATTTGGTTGAGCAAGTTGATTAAAAAAGCATAG